CATTGGTGCCATCGCATATAAACAATAGCGCAAGCTTGATAAATTATATTTTTTAAAAGAAGGATGATAGAGAAACGCTCTATACATCATTGGCAAAGCAAACATCCATGTAATCTTTTCTTTTTCAACCGTTTTCATTAATGATTCTGGCTCGAATCCTTGAATGATTACAACGGTAACACCCAGATGGAAAAAGGCAGCAACAAGTGCATGTTGAGCACAATGGAATACGGGCATCAATAGTGTAGCAATATCCTTTTTCTCCAATCCAGCCTCGATAATATTCGCCAGACTGGCAATGAACACCGCTTGATGGTTAATTAGGACTCCTTTCGGTGTTCCAGTAGTACCACTCGTAAACATAATCTGGGCAATATCCCGATCGCCAATATTTACTTCCGGTTCAGCTGTATTATTGGTTTTCAATGTATTTTCAAATTTTTCTGTTTCAAGAGCCCCACTGCCAATCACGAGTAATTCAGGACAAATGCTTGAAAATTCTTCTTTTTTCCCCTGTAAAAATACCTCGTCACCTATAAGTACTTTTGCTTGAACTTCCGATAGAATAAATGACTTTTCATTGAAAGAAACTCCAGGATTAAGCGGAACCCATACTAAACCAGCCTTGGCAATTCCGAAAATAGCAACAAGAAACTGCCAGGAATTACCGCAAATCGTTGCCACTGTATCTCCTTTTTCTAATCCAAGGTCTAACAAGTAGTGGGCAAATCGGTTACAATCATTGTTAAAGTCTTTATAGCTAATCCTTTTTTCACCCGAAATAATAGCCATTTTTTCAGGACTTTTTGCGGCAGTCCTGCGAACAATATCACCAATTGCGACACGATTCAAGATCGTAATCTCACTCACTTTAGCCTTCACCCCTAGTTTTTTGAATTATATTTGGAAAATTAACTCATTTTTCCATAGCTCACCGTAATACCGCTCCTAACATCCTGCTGAATACCGTATGGAGGAATCGAATAACGTAAGCCAATACCTACAAAAGGGAATTGCAAGAATTGTACCAACCTTTCCTTAAGCCATCCATGAAGCAGGGCTTCACCATAGAAAATATAAGAAAAAATCTTTCTTACATAGTAGACAAACATGCAGTTTTACAGCACCTGCAAATGAAGGAAAATTTATTTTACAGGTTGATTTTCTATTGCACTGAACATGGAAATAACCATCTCTTTGACCGCTTGAAATGATGGATGTATTTACACAAATGTTAAGAAAAAACAACAGTTGTACAAATTTGCAAACAGTGTTAATTGTTTTTGTATCAGGGAAAGGATTCGGCTAATCATGCCTTATACTATTCTCGTACGGAGAGTGTGAATCTTTTCTGTTGTGACCAAGGTAACAGCTAAGATATCCACTTTGAAAAGTTTACGAGCATTAAGAATGTCAAAAGTAAATACTCGGTAAGTAAATTGCACTCATATTTTAACTTGGACATATTAAAAGGTCCTTTTTTCTTGAAGATTCGGTTACATGCTACTCCTATTTAACTAATTATTAGGCAGAATTATCGGTGCAATTCTATGGCCAAACCAAACAATCAAAATGGTAATCAATCCATAAGGGAGACTTAAAATCAATTCATCAAATCCAATGATGGTTTCATTGATAAGCCTATAAAACAAATAAAGGGAATAGGGCAACGTAATTGATATGGCTGTACCTACTCCAAGGGCATAGCAACGAAAAAATACGGACTGCCCAAGATGTGTAAAAACATGAAGAAATAATAGTACATTTAAACCCAAAAATATATCATAAATTTGTTGTTCAACTACGAGATAGGAAGCAACGATATAGACAATAAATTGCATAAAGACGGGAATTGAAAATCTTGCTGCGGTCGTTTCTGATAAGTCTTGAAACACCGATTTCATTCTTTTAGGTACCATTGGTTCTAATCTTGCATAGTTCTTTTTAAACCATGACTCAACAAAAATAATTTCCTCAAAATCATGCAATAAAAAAGTAATTGGAAACAGCCATATCAAAGTTTCGAGGCTTATTTTCGAATTGACCCAATCTAACATTCTATGCATCTCTCCTAAATTAATTATTTTCTAAAAGATTAATTAGCATTTCTAAATGAAGTTGTATCGTAATCAAATCCCCATCTCCCATTATATAGTATATATGTATTAAAATGGTTTGGAAAATAACTTTTTTCCTAGAACAAATCTATTAAATATATGCTGAATCGCATCCCGATTTAACTAAAAATCTTGTTAGGTTAGGTTAACAATCTCTCTACGTTACATATCACTACACCTTAAATATTTATTTTTATAATGTAACCGCTTTAATTTTCCTAATATTAAAAAAATATGATATATTCAAGTAAATAAAAAATGGAGTGAGGAAAAATGAAACTGCAAACACACCGAGCATTCAATTTTAATGCTGGTCCATCCGCTTTACCTATTTCCGTCCTGGAGAAAGCTCAGGCGGAATTGATTGATTTTCGTGGTACAGGAATGTCAGTAATGGAGTTAAGCCATCGGAGCCTGGCCTATGAGGAAGTACATAATCAGGCGATTAGCAGCTTAAAGGAACTCCTATCTATCCCGGATACCTATGAAGTTCTATTTCTTCAGGGCGGAGCTAGTCTTCAGTTTTCAATGATCCCTATGAATTTTTTACAAATAGGGAAAAAAGCTGGATATGTTATGACCGGTTCTTGGTCTGAAAAGGCATTCTCCGAAGCAAAATTATTTGGCGATGTTTACCATGCTGCTTCCACAAAAGAAGGCAACTATCGCAGGATTCCAAACGTTGAAAATGTGCAGTATCATACTGGTGATGCTTATTTACATCTTACTTCCAACAATACGATTTTTGGGACACAGTGGAAGGACTTCCCTGAAACCGGGGATGTTCCATTAATAGCAGACATGTCAAGTGATATTCTCTCTAAACCGATTGAGGTCAGCAAGTTTGCCCTCATTTATGCAGGTGCCCAGAAAAATCTCGGCCCATCTGGTGTGACAGTTGTTATTATACGCAAGGATTTACTTGAACAAGCGAACACCAATATCCCAACAATGTTAAAGTACAGTACGCATGCTAAGAACAACTCCTTGTATAACACACCCCCAACCTTTGGCATATACATGCTGGGAGAGGTCCTTACCTGGGCACGTGAAATAGGTGGATTAACTGCAATTGCTGAGCAAAATGACAAAAAAGCAAAACTGATTTATGACGAAATCGATGCTAGTAATGGTTTTTACAGTGGTCATGCTGAACCGGATAGTCGTTCTCTAATGAATATTACCTTTACCGTAAAAACGAAAGATTTAGAAAAGAAATTCTTGGAGCAAGCTAAACAAGAAGGCTTTATAGGGATAAATGGCCATCGTTCCATCGGCGGATGCCGCGTATCAGCTTACAATGCTGTTCCTTTTGAGGCGTGTAAAGCATTCAGGGAGTTTATGATTCAATTCCAAAAGGATCATAGCTAAACTTTTCAAGCCCTAATAATCAACAAAACGGAGGCATTCTTTAAAATGAATTGCCTCCACTTATCTAATGAATTAAGTTAATATTCACCTCATCAGAAAGAACTTTCTCCATTTTCCGTAATTTATCCTTCTTAGCTGTTCCTTCCAAAGCCTTTTCATGGACGTCTAAAAATACTTCTTCCCTATCTTTTAGGTTTTTACAAGCATTATTTATAAACAATTGTGACAAAGGAATATTTCACCTTAAAAAGTTGAAACTAGTTTTATTTTTGTACGTATATTCATTCAAAGATATTTATATATGACGAATGCGAGTTGATATGTTTTGACAAAAGTTGAATCAGCTGATTATTTAAAGAAGGAATTGAAAAAGATAGAAAAATGGGAAAAGAACCAAAAGGGTTTATGGTTTTGGGAGAAAATTGGACGATTGCCATTCGTGTTCCTTGATAAACTAACTCCAAAATTTATTCAAGAAAAAATTGGGCTGATGATTGATGAATTAGGTAGTTTCATACAGACGGGCGGGAAATATTTAATAAGTGAGAAAAGTATTCTAAAAAAGTTTACTTCCAAGGATTCTTCAATGGAACGGAATATCATTAGCCTTAATCAACTAGAGCTGTTACCGATCACCACGATGGATGAGGTTGCAAATGAAATAAGAAACTCTAGAACAAAAATGGCTACTATTCAAGGGGCAACAACAGGGATTGGCGGATTGTTTACCCTGGCTATTGATATCCCACTCCTCCTTGGATTATCACTAAAAGTTTTACAAGAGATTTCCCTATGTTATGGGTATGACCCGAAAGAAAAGTCGGAAAGAATATTCATTGTAAAATGTCTGCAATTTACCTCTTCAGATATTGTTGGGAAAAAGGCTATTTTAGAGGATCTTTCTACATTTAATCAAGACAAGCAGAACGAACAAATGATTTCTCAATTGCAAGGATGGCGTGAAGTTGTTACTACTTTTCGAGATAATTTAGGCTGGAAAAAACTTTTTCAAATTATCCCAATTACTGGAATCATTTTTGGTGCATTCATAAATAGATCATCAATTGGCGATGTTGCCGAAACAGGAATGATGCTATACCGAAAACGGAGAATAATAGAGAGGATAAATCAATTGGAAAAACTGCAGGCATAATCAGGACATAAGAATGAATGCTCCATCGCTATATCAAAAGGCATGTACGGAATGAATTGTACATGCCTTTCGTTAGCTTTTTTACAAAAAAAGAGCGATTAATAGTTCATCATCTAGAACCTAACGTGATTTTGTTTAATACTATTAACTTACTTTTTATTTTCCGTCCACAACTTCCTTCAATATTTGATACGATCGTTTTTGTTTTTCAAGATCGTAAATATATGATACGGCCATTAGTTCATCTACGTTGTATTTTTCTTGAAAACTAGTCAATTGTTGTCTAACTGTATCTTTGCTTCCCATCAGCGTCACATTGGACATTGATGTGGCCATTTCTTTTTCCATAGGATTCCATATCTCATCCATATTCTCAACAGGCGGAAGCAACTGATTCCTCGAACCACGTACCACATTCAGGAAAAATTGCTGCATCGTTGTTGATAACCATTTTGCCTCTTCATCGGTTTCCGATGCAATCACATTTAAACATACCATCATATATGGCTCTTCCAAATACTCAGATGGCTGGAAGCGGTCACGATAAATAGAAATCGCTTCTTCCATATACCTCGGTGCAAAGTGGGAAGCAAATACATATGGCAGACCTAATCTTGCTGCTAAGTAAGCTGAATCGGTAGACGAACCGAGGATATAGATTGGAATATACGTACCAACACCAGGATAGGCTCTTACATAACTTTGCTGATCTTCCGGGCCAAAATAAGTGAGCAAGGCATTAACATCATCTGGAAATGTATAAACAGAATCATTTTTCGAACGTCTTAAGGCGTTTGCGGTCATCATGTCTGTACCAGGCGCACGGCCTAGCCCCAGGTCGACACGATTTGGATAAATTGTGGCCATCGTTCCGAATTGTTCGGCCACTACTAATGGGGAATGGTTAGGCAGCATGATACCGCCGGACCCAACACGAATGTGATTGGTATGATCTAAAGTATGCTTGATTAAAATAGAAGTAGCAGAACTGACAAGTGTTGGAGTATTATGATGCTCTGCAATCCAATATCGTTGATATCCCATTTTTTCGACCACTTTTGCAAGATCCACCATGGCATCAATCGCTTGTTTTGGACCCTGGCCCTTGCGGATTGGGGCTAGATTTAAGACAGAAACAGGAATATGAATAGTTGCCATTTTTGCATTTGTCCTTTCTTTTTTGATATTCACTATTCCTATAGTAACAATTGGTATGCAAGAATCACATTTATCTGCCCATGGTGGAATCATACTAACATTTGGATATGTTGATTTTTTGGTCGCAATATCCCTATTGTACAGCTTTTTCTCGCTAGCTCTCTTTGAGGCGGGCTCCAATAACCCCTTTTTATTGGATACCTTTCTCTCATTAATTTATTTCTACTGAGTTCTTCTCCTGTTCCAACCAAAAAGAGGAGGCATATTCCCCCTCTTTAATACAACCATTATCCTGTCTTCTCGACGATCACCCAAATGCTATTTACCCTTTTTATTATTTGACTGCTGAATAGAGACATGTTTAGGGAGTTTTGGATATGACCCCTTTCCCGAATCATCAGGGCCAGTAAGGATATTTCTTTGATCTAGAACCTTCCCAGTAAACTCAATTGGATTTCTTCTTTCCATAGTTTTCCTCCAAATAATAAGGTTTGTTGTGCTTTTTCCTTAGCTTTTCTTTCCTTGATTTTTCATCCGCAGCTCTGCTTCACTCATCTTTATGTTGTTCCTAGGTTTACTTTTTCTTAGTGCCTTATTTAATTCTGCTGTGGCAGGATCGTTAGTTTTACCCCTTTGATCCATTTCTAACTCTCCTTTCATGGCTGCTTTTTGGGCTGCAATCACGTTTAGTATTGATAACTTTTTAATTTTTTATGTTGTCCATCGCTAGATTCAGTATGTTCGGAGGTTTTTTTGATAACATGGCTGTAATTTTTATAAAAATAAACATTTTAACCTTTGACATAGTAATAAAAATGATGTAAATTAGCAAATGTACGAACAATTATATATTATTATTCTCAAATATTCGTGTTTAGGGGTGCGATTCATGGAAAATGTGTTTGATTATGAAGATATTCAATTGATTCCAGCAAAATGTATAGTTAATAGCCGATCTGAGTGTGATACATCCGTAACCTTAGGCGGTCATACTTTTAAATTGCCTGTAGTACCTGCAAATATGCAAACGATTATCGACGAAAAGCTCTCTATATACTTAGCGGAAAATGGTTACTTCTATGTCATGCATCGTTTTGAACCAGAGAAGCGACTTTCTTTTATTAAAGATATGAAATCACGTGGATTGTTCGCCTCTATTAGCGTGGGTGTCAAAGAGGAAGAATATCAATTTATCCAACAATTAGCAGAGGAACAGCTTACACCGGAATTCATTACGATTGACATCGCACATGGTCATTCCAATGCAGTAATTGAGATGATTAAGCATATCAAGCAGCATTTACCTCAAAGCTTTGTTATTGCTGGAAATGTCGGAACACCAGAAGCTGTAAGAGAATTGGAACATGCTGGTGCAGATGCGACAAAAGTAGGCATTGGACCTGGAAAGGTATGTATTACT
The DNA window shown above is from Neobacillus sp. WH10 and carries:
- a CDS encoding LLM class flavin-dependent oxidoreductase, whose amino-acid sequence is MATIHIPVSVLNLAPIRKGQGPKQAIDAMVDLAKVVEKMGYQRYWIAEHHNTPTLVSSATSILIKHTLDHTNHIRVGSGGIMLPNHSPLVVAEQFGTMATIYPNRVDLGLGRAPGTDMMTANALRRSKNDSVYTFPDDVNALLTYFGPEDQQSYVRAYPGVGTYIPIYILGSSTDSAYLAARLGLPYVFASHFAPRYMEEAISIYRDRFQPSEYLEEPYMMVCLNVIASETDEEAKWLSTTMQQFFLNVVRGSRNQLLPPVENMDEIWNPMEKEMATSMSNVTLMGSKDTVRQQLTSFQEKYNVDELMAVSYIYDLEKQKRSYQILKEVVDGK
- the guaC gene encoding GMP reductase, which gives rise to MENVFDYEDIQLIPAKCIVNSRSECDTSVTLGGHTFKLPVVPANMQTIIDEKLSIYLAENGYFYVMHRFEPEKRLSFIKDMKSRGLFASISVGVKEEEYQFIQQLAEEQLTPEFITIDIAHGHSNAVIEMIKHIKQHLPQSFVIAGNVGTPEAVRELEHAGADATKVGIGPGKVCITKIKTGFGTGGWQLAALRWCAKAASKPVIADGGIRTHGDIAKSVRFGARMVMIGSLFAGHEESPGETIEKDGKLFKEYFGSASEFQKGEKKNVEGKKMYVEYRGSLIDTLTEMEQDLQSSISYAGGNKLEAIRNVDYVVVKNSIFNGDKIY
- a CDS encoding HXXEE domain-containing protein; the encoded protein is MLDWVNSKISLETLIWLFPITFLLHDFEEIIFVESWFKKNYARLEPMVPKRMKSVFQDLSETTAARFSIPVFMQFIVYIVASYLVVEQQIYDIFLGLNVLLFLHVFTHLGQSVFFRCYALGVGTAISITLPYSLYLFYRLINETIIGFDELILSLPYGLITILIVWFGHRIAPIILPNN
- the serC gene encoding 3-phosphoserine/phosphohydroxythreonine transaminase, whose amino-acid sequence is MKLQTHRAFNFNAGPSALPISVLEKAQAELIDFRGTGMSVMELSHRSLAYEEVHNQAISSLKELLSIPDTYEVLFLQGGASLQFSMIPMNFLQIGKKAGYVMTGSWSEKAFSEAKLFGDVYHAASTKEGNYRRIPNVENVQYHTGDAYLHLTSNNTIFGTQWKDFPETGDVPLIADMSSDILSKPIEVSKFALIYAGAQKNLGPSGVTVVIIRKDLLEQANTNIPTMLKYSTHAKNNSLYNTPPTFGIYMLGEVLTWAREIGGLTAIAEQNDKKAKLIYDEIDASNGFYSGHAEPDSRSLMNITFTVKTKDLEKKFLEQAKQEGFIGINGHRSIGGCRVSAYNAVPFEACKAFREFMIQFQKDHS
- a CDS encoding EcsC family protein codes for the protein MTKVESADYLKKELKKIEKWEKNQKGLWFWEKIGRLPFVFLDKLTPKFIQEKIGLMIDELGSFIQTGGKYLISEKSILKKFTSKDSSMERNIISLNQLELLPITTMDEVANEIRNSRTKMATIQGATTGIGGLFTLAIDIPLLLGLSLKVLQEISLCYGYDPKEKSERIFIVKCLQFTSSDIVGKKAILEDLSTFNQDKQNEQMISQLQGWREVVTTFRDNLGWKKLFQIIPITGIIFGAFINRSSIGDVAETGMMLYRKRRIIERINQLEKLQA
- a CDS encoding AMP-binding protein, yielding MSEITILNRVAIGDIVRRTAAKSPEKMAIISGEKRISYKDFNNDCNRFAHYLLDLGLEKGDTVATICGNSWQFLVAIFGIAKAGLVWVPLNPGVSFNEKSFILSEVQAKVLIGDEVFLQGKKEEFSSICPELLVIGSGALETEKFENTLKTNNTAEPEVNIGDRDIAQIMFTSGTTGTPKGVLINHQAVFIASLANIIEAGLEKKDIATLLMPVFHCAQHALVAAFFHLGVTVVIIQGFEPESLMKTVEKEKITWMFALPMMYRAFLYHPSFKKYNLSSLRYCLYAMAPMDRNTLEKGINELGCDFALGSGQTEMYPATCVFKPEDQLNKSGPYWGVPSIITDIAIMDENGILLGKKEVGEIVHRGPNVMAGYLNNPEETNRTRQFGWHHTGDLGYFDEDGLLVFVDRKKDMIKSGGENVASIQVEQVLISYPKVLNAVAVGLPHERWIEAVTAFVVLKPGEEATKEDIINHCKEHLGSFQVPKEVLIVSELPQTTTGKIQKHVLREKYQSLYSNHPV